Proteins encoded within one genomic window of Rhododendron vialii isolate Sample 1 chromosome 1a, ASM3025357v1:
- the LOC131302331 gene encoding transcription repressor OFP8-like, whose protein sequence is MDTQNPLKHRLSSMFRSSLGSCKSKTISDAISPPNRHPTHRKHHQLYQLFSPKPTFTSTQKPKKHSDEKNNPQAQLFPARPRVSDRNSLLLAPARSRNKNSHYFPSLESPPPPTSPVDTFFDFQKQKKSKKKRNKKRVHGLKRSDFESFDNYYDWFSSDDDDEDNDDRTTLFSSKSLSSDSSESFRRKKAAYRRRRASKRGSEAGSVRSEGKVKDGCVVVEKRSSDPYDDFTTSMVEMIVEKQIFGARDLEDLLETFLSLNSHHHHRVIVEVFTEICDALFPNWS, encoded by the coding sequence atggataCCCAGAACCCACTGAAGCACCGACTCTCAAGCATGTTCCGATCCTCACTCGGATCCTGCAAATCCAAAACCATCTCCGACGCCATTTCCCCACCCAATCGCCACCCCACCCATCGCAAACACCACCAGTTATACCAACTCTTCTCTCCCAAACCCACATTCACTTCAACTCAGAAACCCAAAAAACACTCTGATGAAAAAAACAACCCCCAAGCACAGCTCTTCCCAGCAAGGCCCAGAGTATCCGATCGGAACTCACTCCTCCTCGCCCCGGCCCGATCCCGAAACAAGAACTCCCACTATTTTCCCTCTCTTGAatcgccaccaccacccacTTCCCCGGTCGACACATTCTTCGATTTCCAGAAACAGAAGAAGTCgaaaaagaagaggaacaaGAAGAGAGTGCACGGGCTGAAAAGGAGCgattttgagtcttttgacaaCTACTACGACTGGTTCAGCagcgacgacgacgacgaagacAACGACGATAGAACGACTCTTTTCTCTTCGAAGTCGCTCTCCTCCGACTCCTCGGAATCTTTCCGCCGGAAGAAGGCGGCTTACAGGCGGAGGAGGGCTTCGAAGAGGGGGAGCGAGGCGGGTTCGGTGAGATCGGAGGGAAAAGTGAAGGACGGTTGCGTTGTTGTGGAGAAGCGATCGAGCGACCCGTACGATGATTTCACGACTTCCATGGTGGAGATGATTGTGGAGAAGCAGATTTTCGGTGCTAGGGATCTGGAGGATTTGCTGGAAACTTTTCTGTCTTTGAATTCTCATCACCATCATAGGGTTATCGTTGAGGTGTTCACTGAGATTTGTGATGCTTTGTTTCCGAACTGGTCTTGA